The Fusobacterium polymorphum genome segment TACAAACACTAGCTGATTATGCAAATTTATATTATGGAAAAATTGGTGAAACAGAAGTTGGCTGTCCTTTAGTTGTTCATAGAAGATGTCTATCTCCAATGTTTGATATTTCTAATAAAATTTCTTATGATGATAGAATGATAAATAAATGTATGCCTGATAAAAAGCCAATAAACTATGTTTTAGAAAAAAATGAGTTTATAGATGTTAAAGGGCAAGAAGTAGGAAATGGAGATCATTATGTAAAAAAACAAGGAGAAAAAATTATTAAAATTATAAAAGATTGTATTGAAAATAGAGAAATAGATGTCTTTGAAAATTCTAAAAATTTATATGTAATCTCTCCATTTACATCTGTTATTAATGAGCTAAAAAAAGATATAAAGGAAGCATTTAAAAATGAAGTTAAGATAAATGAATGGTGCAATAATTGTCTTGGTACTGTTCATAAATTTCAAGGTAAAGAAGCTAATTCTGTAATATTATTATTAGGTTGTGATAATAATTCTAAAAGTTCTGCTCAATGGGCTGCACAAGCTGCTAATATTTTAAATGTTGCTGCTACTCGTGCCAAAAAACGTTTTGCTATTATTGGGGATTTAGAGCTTTGGGGAAAACTTAATTTCTTTAAAGATGCTAAAGAAGTTTTAGATAAATTTAACAAAGAATAATATATTTAAAAACTAGGGGCTAATTGTACTAACCCCTAGTCTTTTTTTATTTTTTCTTAAATTCTTGTTGAAAAGAACTTAAATCTAAATTTTTTAAAACTCTTTCAAGTAAAAGTGGTAATTTTTCTGGATTACAAGCAAAACAAGGTATACCCATAGAAGCTATTTTTCCTGCCATCTGTGCATCATAGTAAGGTTGTCCATCTCCTGAAATTGCTAAAAGACAAACAACAGTTACTCCTGCCTCTTTCATATCCTCTAAGTTTCTCAGCATTCCTCCACGATTTCCACCTTCCATAAGGTCAGATATTAAGAAAAATATTGTCTTTTTAGGATTTTCAATATACTTCATACAATATTTTATAGATTTATTGATATCAGTTCCTCCACCTAATTGAAAACCATATAGTAAATCAACAGGATCATCTGATTTTTCTGTTAAATCTACAATTTCTGTATCAAAAGCTACAACTCTAGTTTTTAAAGAAGCAATACTTGCTAAAATACAAGCCATTACAGAAGAATAAATAACTGATTCACCCATAGAACCACTTTGGTCTATATCTAAAATAACTGTAAACTTACTTGTTGGGTTTGTACTTGCTCTCTCAAAAAAATAATAGTGTTCAGGGATAATTTTCTTTAACTCTTTATTATAATTTTTTATTCCCCTTTGAATAGTTGTTTTAAAATCTAGTGATGAAGCAGAAGGAATAGGAGAATGTTGTCTCTTATTAAGTGCTGCCCTAACTGCTCTTTTTATATCACTTTCTAATAATTTATTAATTTCTTCTACAATTTTTTTAATAAATGCTCTAACACTTTCTTTACTTTTTTGTGGAATTTGCTCTTTTAATAACATAATTGTAGAAGCTAAATTTATATCAGGTTCAACTTGCTCCAATATTTCAGGTTCAAAGATTAATTGCTTTAAGCCACATCTATCCATAGCATCTGTTTGAATAATTTTAACTAATTCCTTATCAAATAGATTTCTAATATCTCCGAGCCATCTACTAATTTGTGGATTAGATGGTCCTTTTCCAGCACCTGCTCCTACCTCTCCACTCATAAATTTGCCTGTAGGGTTATAAATTGCATCTAAGGCTCTGTCCATTAGCCAGTCTTCTTCACTAAAACTTGAAATTGCTTCTGAATCCATAGAAGAAAAATCTTCTTCTGTATCTTTTCCAAGAATTAACCTCCAACGCTTTATATCTTCTTTAATGTCCATAATTCTCCTTAAATATCATCAAAATCAAATTCTTCAAGCTTTGAAACTATCTCTTTTTCATCTTTTTCTAAGTCTTTATTTACAACAGCACTCACTTCATACTTATTTAAGCCCCATATTTCTCCGATATTTTCTGCAATATCGTGTTTTTCATTAGATGTAAAATCAGCAAAAGCTCTTCTTAGAAATAATAAAGCTCTTTTAAATTCTTCTTCATCTAAATCAGAAATATAGTTTTGAAGTTTTTCCCAAAGTCCTAGTCTTGCAATCAAAGTATAGTGGTTTTTCATTGATAAACCTTCAAACCAAGTTGCACCAAGTTCTGCTGGAATACCTTTTGATAACCTTCTTTCTACTTCTTGTCCAAGAGTATCATTATCTACTTTTCCTGATTCCAATAATATTGCCATAGCAAGTCCTGAAATTTTTGTATTTAAGTCATCTCTTGTAGCAAGTTCTAAAAGAATATCATACCATC includes the following:
- a CDS encoding VWA domain-containing protein, whose amino-acid sequence is MDIKEDIKRWRLILGKDTEEDFSSMDSEAISSFSEEDWLMDRALDAIYNPTGKFMSGEVGAGAGKGPSNPQISRWLGDIRNLFDKELVKIIQTDAMDRCGLKQLIFEPEILEQVEPDINLASTIMLLKEQIPQKSKESVRAFIKKIVEEINKLLESDIKRAVRAALNKRQHSPIPSASSLDFKTTIQRGIKNYNKELKKIIPEHYYFFERASTNPTSKFTVILDIDQSGSMGESVIYSSVMACILASIASLKTRVVAFDTEIVDLTEKSDDPVDLLYGFQLGGGTDINKSIKYCMKYIENPKKTIFFLISDLMEGGNRGGMLRNLEDMKEAGVTVVCLLAISGDGQPYYDAQMAGKIASMGIPCFACNPEKLPLLLERVLKNLDLSSFQQEFKKK